The Malus domestica chromosome 08, GDT2T_hap1 genomic interval AACTGCAGGTTTCTGTTACAAAAATTTGTAATCGCGACGATCAGCAGATGTCAAAGACTTGTAGAATCCATAGGCAAGCTTTTAAAGATTTTCAGACAAATACATACCTCATTATCAATAGGTTTCTCTGGTTTTACAATTTTTGGTGTCCCTGAGAAAGGAGATCGAAACGGAAGTTGATCAACTTGAGCGATGAGAAGGGAAGGTAAGTTATTGAAGCGGGATTTTAATTTTACCTTCAAAACTTTTGTCAAGACTGCCGGTTCTTTTGAAGAGCTGATCAAAATGTGGCCTGCAGTAGAGTACTCCCTCAAAGGAATTGTAGTTGCTGAGCTGCATGTTCGTCAATAGGTCAATGGAGTTGTATATGAAAACCAAAAATgtaaagtttttatttaatcttCTATCCCGGAATCATTCCTTATCGACTCACAGATGAAGATCAAATCTAAGTCGATACAGAATGATTCCGGGATAGAACAATGCCAGAATAACCGGAACCCGATTTCTGACTCTTTGGTGTGGTAAAAGTTTGCCAATCTGCAAACTCTAGTTCTGTTCTTGCATTTGTACAATCCGCATACCAATTTTTCGGGCCTAATCTATGAACTTATAACATCAAGATGCAggtgaaaattgaaatttctgGAGTttcaatgttaaaaaaaaacttgttcaAGATGAGAACTATGTACCACAGAGCAGAGTTTACTCTAAAGAAGAACATTTATCAGATCGAAAAGTATGCCGAAAACAACACTTAATTATTGCAGTAATTGGTTGAGTGCAAGCAATACGATACTGGTTTCGCTAGATTTTGCTTAAGTTCAACAATCCGTCCCCAAAAAATGGAAAAACGTAAATTTTAAGAGTCGTTTGACAACTATTTCCTTTTTAGTTATAGAGCGGCGTAAGTTAACGAACCTTGAGGGTTCCCCTGCAGTGGTGGCACCGAAAGCAGGCTTTGTGGTAGACTCGGTTGTCAGCTGTGAGCTTGTCCACCAGATACACTGTCTTGTCACAAGCCATGCACTTCTGAGTTGTTCCTGCAAAtgccatttcttcttcttcttccctctctctctctcctctttctctctctaagaaGGGGAGATATGAGAAATAGAATGAGAGAGATTATTGGTTGGAGGGGGGAATGAGAATGCAGAGACCAAAAGAGAAGCACAACTGTCAAACTGTTGTGATGAATATGATTAAGGTTAGCTGCTGCAATTAGCAATCATGTTGTCCCATTTCCAAGCACCTACCCACCACTGTCTCTCGCTCTCtagaaattttgtttttttgccgAAAACATAGCTCGGTACATTAAGTATTATAATGTTATTGGttactttttatttaaatttgttaattaattatattattacacttAGTGTACCGAGCTGTTTTCTCAGcacactaatttttttttcctgtccTCTAGTTGAAAAACCATacatttgatttgttttttctaATGATTTTCTGCATTATTATGAGATGGCGATGTCAGCTGAAAATATTCAAGACACATGggaatatataaaaacaaattgcTGACTTCATTGCAAATTTAATAGATGGCCAGGCCAATATGGATGGACGGCTTTTATCGGAAAGAATTTATAGCTCAAATAGATGGCCAGGTTAATATTCAAGTCGTTAAAAACAGTTACCTAATACAAAAAGTTGTGTTCAAATCTCCATTTCCAATATTGCTAGCAATATATTAGGAATGGCTTGGaagatttttaaaatgattgaaagcgtttttggtgaaaatgttttttaaattaatatttagTAAAAATCTAAGTGGGTCTTGAAAAAACATTTTAAGTGTTTCCTGCAAGAAGCACATATCTGATGCTTCTTCCAAAACACTTAAATGTGTTTTTGGAACCTAAAATCAAGTTCACCTAAAGTGATGtcattcattttaaaagtactttcaaaCGAGCCATTGCTTAGTTGGAGTGGGGGTGTATAAAGAGGTTTAATTAGTTCAGAAAATGACTACtaatttgatttgttttagttgGAAGCTAAATTAGAGTTGTGGGACACTAATGAGTGGGAAACATGTATGAATGGATTGGGTAACACCTAAAAACCCCTTTTTTAAAAATTGAACTTGAAGCATCAAATTAGTGACTTTTCACAAAGTTTGATGGTCCATGCCATCAAATGCCAGCACTACTTCATCATCTCATTGCCTAGCTGGATTGCATTGCATGTTTATATTCTCAAAGACATTTTACTGCATGATTGCATTCTTTTTGAGCATTTTAGCGAAGTATTTGAAATTGACATAATTCTTCATTGTGGTCCTTTAGATTTGAAATTGATAGAAGTCATGATTGAGTTTGTCCAACATCAATCATTTTTGTCATTCTGTGACAATCTCTGTTAAAGAATGACAAAAATACATTCATTTCAATAAACAATGgtccaaaatgatttgacaaaattcaagagtatatttgtcattttagtcttatttaatagagatttttcactgaataaccaaaatgattgatgatggacaatctcatggaccacttatattgattttaaatctcaagatcaaagtgaagaattatgtcaatctcatagaccattttggctaaaaagcattttttttgttttgttttgtttttataaaaatggagATGACCTCTAAATTAAAGTTAAATATTTGAGTGAAATTGTTTCAAACATACTTAACCGATCATTTCTATTGACAATCTATCAACATAATTATAACAAACCGTTTTGTTAAAAGAACATCTCCGTGTAATCTTATTCCTAACCAATGTTCTATGATATATCAGTTGGACATTTTGGACCTAATGACATACGTTTTTTTTGCAGAGTTGTGATATAGCAGATGGTTAGAGTTGTTTGAtcatctgaatttttttttattcgagCGATATTATAATCTAttttaaattagggtttcaaaTTTAGCTATGCAGAAGGAAAACGTGACTTAGCGTAGGTTCCAAACATTGCACGTGAGTTTTAAATGATGGAGGCACAAAACTAGTCATTTACTCtctttcttttaatcttttacCACACTCGATCATGATGACAAATCTTATTCCAAATTCCATCCGTGCAATATGTGGGAGTCCCACATTGGACTTTTGCTTTTGCCTATTGAAAGCTATAATTTACCCATATGTGGGATTTCCATCTTTTAGTTCAAACAtctatttaatgaaattttgcaaTGAGCTGAAAATATGGTTTGATATATCAAATGTTATAGtttaattggttgatttttttttccttcaagtttTCAGCCAATATTCATGTTTctggcacattgaaaaatctctaaaaAATCATAAGATGTCAAAAATTCTCTATTAATAATGTTCTACGTGCATCGATATTATAAATAGGGACAccttggatgcggtccctagctatcaatatttttttattgaaaccttgttagtttttagtttttgattgaggtccatgacattaatataataatgtaaattactatatttttaaattaaaaattaaaaattgaaatttgtaattgtttatattaatgagattttaaataaaacccttaatttatgggattaaaaataataaaatataaattatactctctattatattgtgtgtgtgtatacatatatgtatgggtacattaaccaaaattaacaaaaaaaggtattgtaccaaaacatggatatattctcaaatcaacgaaaaagaatgtacccatataagtttaaatatggattaaaaaatttgaatgaattttatattaaaaaaagggtacattttacatataacaaattgatatatttgagaatgggtacatttaagatttaaaaaattgaaaaattatatgaatgggtacatttaagattaaaaaattgagaatctttttatatatataaaaaaaactaataggtacaaatttaatttaatttaattttttattattttagaaatgtttgaattgaaaattaattagaagtttaatagaggtgtgagtattaaaccctaaattaattactaatttttatattaaaaattatataataaacatgtaaattcattatcacattaatgatagggacttgaatcaaaatttgagaactaataaggttttagtcaatgaacagtaagaactagggaccggatactaatttttccttataAATAACATATTAGTACGTTTTGTTGATAACAATAATACCGCCTTATTAACTGCAACATATTGACTTTCCATTCCGTAGTAGGACCTCATCCCATGTGAATGAAAGTGAGATGACATGAAGCTCGTCCAAATTGTATTAAATGGGCCCAAAAGTCCAAAGGAGAGGGATAACAATGGGCCCGGATAATCCAGGGGCTTAATATTGAATGGTTAAATATACATGGCGATAGATAACAAACAAACAGGGCATTTGGTCTAGTGGTATGATTCTCGCTTTGGGTGCGAGAGGTCCCGAGTTCGATTCTCGGAATGCCCCCTTTTTtcacttttattaatttctacTCCCTTTTGCTTTTTGCCGCCGACTCCCTCAGTTACCGCCCCCAAatttaaaaccctaaacctcTCAATTCTTCGATTGCATTGCCCTGAACAATCACTTCTCTCGATTTTCCGGCGACTTTACCCTAAAACCCAAAGATGATTTTTGGGCAAGTGGTGATCGGCCCGCCTGGGTCAGGGAAGACGACTTACTGCAATGGCATGTCTCAGTTCCTCCAGCTCATCGGAAGGTGAAAAAAATTTCACTCTGATTTCGgggttttcaagtttttccatGGCTTCAGTTTTGGTTTTTGAATCTGTCTGAGATATTTACAGTGGCAGTTTGTTGTTTGGGTGTGCAGGAAAGTTGCTGTGGTAAATTTGGATCCTGCCAACGATGCATTGCCGTATCCTTTTcggggtttttttatttttatttttcgtgTTTGTTGTTCGTAATTTGTAGTGTTGCATTGCATTCCAATGTAGAATGTTGAGCCTTTACGTGAATTTAGGTATGAATGTGCTGTGAACATGGAGGAGCTTATAAAACTGAGTGATGTGATGGTGGAGCACTCTCTTGGTCCCAATGGAGGTGAGCTCctactcttcttttctttttaatttgtaaaaagTCCATTACTTGAGTAAGTTAAAAAGTGGAAATTGTTTGGTTTGTTAATGAAGAAGGAAACCAATGGAAAGACTGGAAGTTCTTGGATTTGGACCCTTGATTTTCTCTTTCGAAAATAAGTGACATTTGGAGATGttaaggtcgtacccagtgcacaaggctcccgctttacgcagggtctgggagaggtgaatgtcggctagccttacccccattttatggagttAGATGGTAGGAAATACGCATTCAAAGGACGATTTTCCGTTCACTGATCATGAAGCtcctttattttctatttttgggAGTGAGTTAAATGGAGTAAAGGTACTAAATATCCACAAGATAGATAGGATCAGCAGTTAACGAGTGCATGTTAAAGAGCTTACATGtcattaaaaacataaaatcacTTGATGTACCTTTTGTGGATTTTCTTGACCAAGACAAAAACATGTGAAGTTTAGGAACTTGTTGATGTTGTGTATCAGTCTATCAGATGGTTTACGATATGCTATTCATGTTTATTTGTTGCGGAATCTCTTGAGTTATGACTGACCCGTTAGTTGGGTGCTACATATGTGTTTCTAAACTCAACAAATGATGCTTTTTCGAGGAATGTTACAAGTCCTTTTTTGGTGGATTTTGTACTTAATACTTGTAGTGTATGGGCCTTTAGAGTTCTGCAACTTCTGAAGTTTCTTTCGTCGTGTTTGTCCAGGTCTTGTATATTGCATGGATTATCTAGAGAAGAATATTGACTGGTTGGAGGCCAAGTTGAAACCTCTTATAAAAGGTTGGTGTGTTCTGCTTTGTTTTACTTGTTAAGAGAATATTCAGGCTCTGGCATTAAAATCATGATAATCCGTTTTATGTTTTCCAAAGGGCATGACAGTTCGGGATTATACCTAAAGGTTTGAACAATGATGCCTAAATATAAATGATAAATGCAACCtctggaaataaaaaaaagcaaTGGTTGAAAGAAACTAAGCAAGTATAAATGCttgttttttcgtttttttggtCTGTCTAACTTTAGTATGTAGAGTTATGCATTGTACTAGCATGTTTAAAAGGAATGGGATGTTAGTCTTCTAGTTTGACCCCTTACCAGTGATGAAATAATAGTGCCATGCTGCTGCCTAACATTGTTATGAACTTTGCAGATCATTATATTCTATTTGATCTCCCTGGCCAAGTGGAACTATTCTTTCTTCACTCCAACGCCAAAAACGTTATCATGAAACTTGTGAAGAAGTTAAACCTCAGGGTATGATTCCAATCCTCTTTTTAATACTTTTAGCTTGGATCATTTAGCAGGACCATGATAATTATGCCCTTGGGATTGTAATCTTGATGGCTTCCTGATGTGGTGCAGTTGACTGCAGTACATTTGGTTGATGCCCATCTTTGCAGCGACCCTGGAAAGTATGTTAGTGCATTGATTCTCTCTTTATCAACCATGCTTCATATGGAACTCCCGCACATAAATGTCTTGTCTAAGATTGATCTAATAGAGAGTTACGGAAAGCTAGGTATGGTCATGGTCATGgcttatcctttttttttttttctccgttCCATTTCTTATACACATTTGAGATAAATAATCTGATACTGatatttctgttttcttttgaaCGCCTGCAGCTTTCAACCTCGATTTCTTCACAGATGTAGAGGATTTATCTTATCTTCAGTACAAGCTTGATCAGGATCCTCGCTCGGCTAAGTACAGGTTTGATTAATATTTGATCATATGGCAACAACCTATGAAAATCTTGCACTTCCATACACAAATTGTTTTTTGTTCATATTGCAGAAAGCTTACTAAGGAGCTTTGTGAAGTAATTGAAGATTACAGTCTTGTCAATTTTGCAACCTTAGATATTCAGGCATGCCAGTCCTCTCTTCACTTTACTCCCGAACTCTTGAACTTTTTGTACTTCGTGTTCTCACATGCTACTTTTCAGGATAAAGAGAGTGTTGGAAATCTAGTTAAACTGATAGACAAGAGCAACGGGTACATTTTTGCTGGCATAGATGCAAGTGCAGTCGAATTCAGCAAGATTGCGGTCGGTCCTGTTGATTGGGATTATTACAGATATCCTTTTCATTTGATTCTACAGTAATAAGTTTGCTCTTGTTCCGTTATCTTGTGAAGATACTTATGAATTAGACCACAAAGTATTTCGAGCTatccgtttttttttctttttctgttttgctTAACAAAGTAGCTCACAGTTGCAGCTGTGCAAGAGAAGTACATGAAGGATGATGAAACTTTTGATGACGACAATGAAAGGCTGGGAGACTGATAATCTATATGTATAAGAGTGATGCATGTCTAGTACATCTTAGTTTGTTGGTCATATGCTTCAGAAGCCCGTGACTGTTACCAAAGAACTCTCATATTTTTGAAGGTTGCTAAGTCGCGAGTCCCTCATTGACTACGGATCCAAAGAATTCTCCAGGTTGAGGAAGCTTGTGCTTAAAGATCATGTGACTATTTTTGTACGATGTATATATTGTTTAGTCATGCCTTATTGTTTATACGAATATGTTAGTTGCATAGAACTGTTTACAAGGGATTGAGCAATCACGATGATGTAGGTTTTATAACAACAGAACTGTGGTTTTAAAGGCGTCGATTGAATTACGCACTGCTAAGTATTACTTCAATGATCTTGATAAAGACCTGAATAGTTATGCTCGCTTCTTTCACACGCGCACACACAGAGGAAGTCTGCTTGTGTGAAGTCAAGAAGATGCCTTGGTTTCTCTAGATGTTGTCGACTTCTGGAAGCCGGTAACTTAACATGGTTGAATTTGTTGTCGACATAAATGTTGGAGGGTGAGAAATTTGGGGCCCCATTCTTCAAGTGGGAAAACTGCCCCGCTCCAATGAAGGAAGACTTGGATGTAGGTAGACCTGACATTTTGAACCCAATCCGACCCAATccattaatattagtatttggattgatgcttaacgggtcggattgTTAAcggatgaacccgttaaataacgagTCACTTGGGTCAACCCATTAGCATCCATTAGTTGATGATGATTTAGTAATTTCAGTAAAGtattaacaacaaaaaaaaaactctatgcaaaaaaataataaataataaaaattgttaacgggtcgggtttggatgacccgttaacttaacagGTCGGGTTCGGATGATCCATTAACTTAACGGATCAGATTGAATTCGACCCAAATCTAATAAACCCGATCCGTTTACTGTTTAGGGACACTTGATGAGTAGATTGTTGTATGTAACAATTTCCGTTCCAAACGAGATGAGGCGGGAATGATTACATGTGATAATCTCATTGTTTTACTTTCTTTAGTTCTAGGGGtcctattttccttttttttttttttaaactatctatttgaaaatgcttttaatttttagtcaaaatggtttatgagatttgcataacacatcactttggtccctgagattgtccaccatccattattttggtcattccattaaaaactcctTTAAGGGTCCCGAAACCTTTGGCCagaagtttggacaattttcaaagattcgtaactcaatcgtttcttaaccaaattcgacccatgatatatcaaaatgaacataagaaagtgtagaacaagattatacctatttgaaaGCCAAAGGTTGCCCAAACTTTAGGCCAATAGCTTCaggacacttaacagagtttttaatggaatgaccaaaataatggatgtcggacaatctcagggaccatttataTTGATATTTCAAtctagggaccaaagtgatgtgttatgcaaatttcaggaaccattttggctaaaaagccttaaaataactattttttttagattctaaaaataaaattaaaattagactAAGAAGTGTGTTTGTATTTAGAAAAGCACATGCtatgtacttttaaaattactgaaaacatttttggtgaaaataatttttaaactatttttaattaaaatccaAATGGATCATGgacaagcacttgaagtgcttcctacAAGAAGCATGTATACGATGCTTCTTccaaaaagcacttgaagtgcgtATAGAATCCAAAATTaatcttaagaaatgttttcagtcattttaaaagtacttccaaacaaGTTTTATATCTTTaataaaaacacttcaaatACTCTTTCAGGAACcacttattttttgttaaaaattttgTGCGTTTATAATAGAAGTGCCTTTGTTGGATGGAAGGGCTTTTTTGAGAAAAAGTACTTAAAAAAAGATTTCAAACGGTTCCTAAATTCACAGCTTAATTCGATGATTCAAGTCCGGGATGCTCTAACTCAATACTTGCCGACTTTAGTTGCACAGCAATCCCAATACAATGGGACAATCACAACTTAAAAAGTTTTCTTCAGACCATTATATTAGTATTTTACTAATGAATACTCTTTGTCTCACTAGAATTAAGAAACTATTCTTCTTTTTAACCCTAAATCACAAATTAACATATTTataagtaaaataaaaataataaattattattgtgACGGAAAGTGCTATTCCtggatttttttttaccttttacaCACCCTTGTTACTTCTTGACAAttgatatttttaattcattcaatttctaaccgaaaattgagagaaatgtgtgagaagtaaaaatgtatGTGGATAAATACTTTAGTGTGATTTAGCCGGGACAATCATTCTAATAGCAGCCACTActatttaaatttaatatccttAATTAATTGTAGCTACCTTCCTATGTATATGCTATCAAGGGTGGATCGAAGTAGGGACCAAGGTGTTCCCAGGACAGTccgaaaaatatatatgtgaaagCTTTTTGAGGACATTCTGAATGTTTGGTACGAGTTTTTTTTTGTGCCTACTAAATACTTGATGTAATGCATGCTAGACATATCTCGACATGTTGCGTTGACATCACTCGACAAGTTTTCTCAATATCACTCATCTGATTGCTTCATCATATGCCGATATCTATTGACATGTGCATAACAAGCTCACCAAGTGAAgaaactgaatttttttttcacgctttgtactttgtttttgtattaAAAACTTATATTTAACACTAGGATCCCTAAAATCCAAAATCTAAATCTGCCACTGTATGCTATCCACTCATTTAACTTTTAACTTTTGACCTAATTTGTATCTTCATTTCCTACTTGTACAATTTGGTGATGAACTACGAACTCTCTAAGCGCGTGGAAATGTTCTCATGCGTCGCTCACGTTGACTTGTTCTAAGACGAACAAGAT includes:
- the LOC103441035 gene encoding GPN-loop GTPase QQT1, producing the protein MIFGQVVIGPPGSGKTTYCNGMSQFLQLIGRKVAVVNLDPANDALPYECAVNMEELIKLSDVMVEHSLGPNGGLVYCMDYLEKNIDWLEAKLKPLIKDHYILFDLPGQVELFFLHSNAKNVIMKLVKKLNLRLTAVHLVDAHLCSDPGKYVSALILSLSTMLHMELPHINVLSKIDLIESYGKLAFNLDFFTDVEDLSYLQYKLDQDPRSAKYRKLTKELCEVIEDYSLVNFATLDIQDKESVGNLVKLIDKSNGYIFAGIDASAVEFSKIAVGPVDWDYYRVAAVQEKYMKDDETFDDDNERLGD